The Streptomyces pactum genome contains a region encoding:
- the dapA gene encoding 4-hydroxy-tetrahydrodipicolinate synthase, whose translation MTTIDDRPRPTPFGRALCAMITPFTGTGALDVDGAQRLADRLVSRGCDGLVLSGTTGESPTTTDAEKAALVTAVREAVGDRVSLVAGVGTADTRHTVELARAAEKAGADGLLVVAPYYSRPPQDALEAHFLEVADACGLPLALYDIPGRTGTRIEPDTLVRLAGHPRIAAVKDCSYDLLGTQKVLSRTDLAYYAGCDEQVLALYSIGAAGYVSTVANVVPDLFRAVLDAFDAGDTGRAALLQRRAIPLVELMMAAGLPGTVTTKALLGALDLPAGPVRAPLRPADRETTDRLVATYEELTADAGQLQA comes from the coding sequence ATGACCACCATCGACGACCGCCCCCGCCCCACGCCCTTCGGCCGTGCCCTGTGCGCCATGATCACGCCCTTCACCGGGACCGGCGCGCTCGATGTCGACGGTGCCCAGCGGCTCGCCGACCGGCTGGTGTCGCGGGGCTGTGACGGCCTGGTGCTGTCCGGCACCACGGGTGAGTCGCCGACCACCACGGACGCCGAGAAGGCGGCGCTGGTCACGGCGGTGCGGGAGGCGGTCGGGGACCGGGTGTCCCTCGTCGCCGGGGTGGGCACGGCCGACACCCGGCACACGGTGGAGCTGGCGCGGGCCGCGGAGAAGGCGGGCGCGGACGGACTGCTCGTGGTCGCGCCGTACTACAGCAGGCCCCCGCAGGACGCCCTGGAGGCGCACTTCCTCGAGGTCGCGGACGCCTGCGGACTGCCGCTCGCCCTCTACGACATCCCTGGCCGCACCGGCACCCGCATCGAGCCCGACACCCTCGTGCGCCTCGCCGGGCACCCGCGGATCGCCGCCGTCAAGGACTGTTCCTACGACCTCCTCGGCACCCAGAAGGTGCTGTCCCGCACGGATCTGGCGTACTACGCGGGCTGCGACGAGCAGGTCCTCGCCCTGTACTCGATCGGCGCGGCGGGGTACGTCAGCACGGTCGCGAACGTGGTGCCGGACCTGTTCCGGGCCGTCCTCGACGCCTTCGACGCGGGCGACACCGGGCGGGCCGCCCTGCTCCAGCGGCGGGCGATCCCGCTCGTCGAGCTGATGATGGCGGCGGGCCTGCCCGGCACGGTCACCACGAAGGCCCTCCTCGGCGCGCTGGACCTGCCCGCGGGACCGGTCCGCGCACCGCTGCGCCCCGCGGACCGCGAGACGACCGACAGGCTGGTGGCGACGTACGAGGAGCTGACCGCCGACGCGGGTCAGCTCCAGGCGTAG
- a CDS encoding phage holin family protein, translating into MTGTMHTRPVHDEQHSVGELVGQATEQLSRLVRQEVALAKMELAEKGKRAGRGGGMLGAAGAIAYVGLFALAGTATAALSLALPVWAAALIVTAVLFVIAGVLAMMGRAQLRRAVPPKPEATLGSVKTDVDVIRERAHR; encoded by the coding sequence GTGACCGGGACCATGCACACCAGGCCTGTGCACGACGAACAGCACTCCGTGGGCGAACTGGTCGGTCAGGCCACCGAACAGCTCTCCCGGCTCGTGCGCCAGGAAGTGGCCCTCGCCAAGATGGAGCTGGCCGAGAAGGGCAAGCGGGCCGGGCGTGGCGGCGGGATGCTGGGCGCCGCGGGCGCCATCGCGTACGTCGGCCTGTTCGCCCTGGCCGGAACGGCCACCGCCGCGCTCTCGCTGGCGCTGCCCGTCTGGGCCGCGGCGCTCATCGTGACGGCGGTGCTCTTCGTGATCGCGGGCGTACTGGCCATGATGGGCCGCGCCCAGCTCCGCCGCGCCGTGCCGCCGAAACCCGAGGCGACCCTCGGCAGCGTCAAGACCGACGTGGACGTGATCAGGGAAAGGGCGCATCGATGA
- a CDS encoding DUF3618 domain-containing protein, whose protein sequence is MTDATSGDGTRSGSTAQPIGGAKGPDELRQQIEQTRGQLGDTVEELAGKADVKGRAKARAADLRDKAGAMTVQLRSSAAQAGHTVQDKASRAGHTAQGKAGRAGHAVQDKASRAGHTAQDKAGRAGHAAERHVPGRVRGAVQAGLRHPRAVLIAGAAAGAVVAAGVLRRRHGHGSC, encoded by the coding sequence ATGACCGACGCGACAAGCGGTGACGGCACGAGGTCCGGCTCCACCGCGCAGCCGATCGGCGGGGCCAAGGGGCCCGACGAGCTGCGGCAGCAGATCGAACAGACCCGCGGCCAGCTCGGCGACACGGTGGAGGAGCTGGCCGGGAAGGCGGACGTGAAGGGCCGCGCCAAGGCCCGGGCCGCCGACCTCAGGGACAAGGCCGGTGCCATGACCGTGCAACTGCGCAGTTCCGCCGCGCAGGCCGGCCACACCGTGCAGGACAAGGCGAGCCGGGCCGGCCACACCGCGCAGGGCAAGGCGGGCAGGGCCGGACATGCCGTGCAGGACAAGGCGAGCCGGGCCGGCCACACCGCGCAGGACAAGGCGGGCAGGGCCGGACACGCCGCGGAGCGGCACGTGCCGGGACGGGTGCGCGGTGCGGTCCAGGCCGGACTCAGGCATCCCCGCGCGGTACTGATCGCCGGGGCTGCGGCGGGCGCGGTGGTCGCGGCGGGTGTGCTGCGCCGCCGCCACGGGCACGGGTCCTGCTGA
- a CDS encoding antibiotic biosynthesis monooxygenase produces MTRRTDAHPELVRPDVQAPFFSTWRVGTPERQRQTVDAIARTWERRPWPADDLLGYHVYTGHDGSTLLHHSQWASEQAYESFAKTRRQERVDEIDTAVPGIERLGLGRYRRYRSSTRANNGTAPVPGCIVLVDVEFEGPDPERQRAWVDAVFEALESEPEPHPGGISAHFHLSTDGTRVLNYAEWESAQAHIDALAAPGDGVGSATAQWERVQNWPGMTSGGGVSRYEHALGLVPR; encoded by the coding sequence ATGACCCGCCGTACCGACGCCCACCCCGAACTCGTCCGCCCCGACGTCCAGGCGCCCTTCTTCAGCACCTGGCGGGTGGGCACCCCCGAGCGGCAGCGGCAGACCGTGGACGCGATCGCCCGGACCTGGGAGCGCCGCCCCTGGCCCGCCGACGACCTGCTGGGCTACCACGTCTACACCGGCCACGACGGCAGCACCCTGCTCCACCACTCGCAGTGGGCGAGCGAGCAGGCGTACGAGTCCTTCGCCAAGACCCGCCGGCAGGAGCGCGTCGACGAGATCGACACCGCCGTGCCGGGCATCGAACGGCTGGGGCTCGGCAGGTACCGGCGCTACCGCAGCAGCACCCGTGCGAACAACGGGACGGCGCCCGTCCCGGGGTGCATCGTGCTCGTCGACGTCGAGTTCGAGGGGCCCGACCCCGAGCGGCAGCGCGCCTGGGTGGACGCCGTCTTCGAGGCCCTGGAGAGCGAGCCGGAGCCGCACCCCGGCGGCATCTCCGCCCACTTCCACCTCAGTACCGACGGCACCCGCGTCCTCAACTACGCCGAGTGGGAGAGCGCCCAGGCCCACATCGACGCCCTGGCCGCACCGGGCGACGGTGTCGGCTCGGCGACGGCGCAGTGGGAGCGGGTGCAGAACTGGCCGGGTATGACCAGCGGCGGCGGGGTCAGCCGTTATGAGCACGCCCTCGGCCTCGTGCCCCGCTGA
- a CDS encoding endonuclease/exonuclease/phosphatase family protein: MASKSSARLAALTVAAVCSAASTVVLTSPAHADSVRVHDIQGSTRLSPYAGKQVTDVAGIVTGVRGYGNSKGFWIQDQRPDADPATSEGVFVFTGSAPKVAVGDAVEVSGTVSEYVPGGTSSGNQSLTEITRPTVTVVSGGNALPAATTVSARSVPRAYAPEGDEAANGSVNGLPLRPDEYALDFYESLEGMNVRVSDARVVGATDPYTELWVTVKPWENANRRGGTVYGSYDSQNTGRLQIQSLGEPADFPDANVGDTLAGTTAGPLDYSQYGGYTLVASEIGTLRSGGLERESTRPQSNRELAVATYNVENLDPSDDTFAAHAETIVHHLKAPDIVSLEEIQDNSGAANDGTVAADATVGKLIDAIVAAGGPRYDWRGVDPADGEDGGQPGGNIRQAFLFNPDRVSFTDRGAGDATTATGVTKIRGKAALTHSPGRVDPANAAWEDSRKPLAGEFVFRGRTVVVVANHFNSKGGDQSLSAQYQPPSRGSETQRHLQAKVVNTFVKDVLATQKNADVVVLGDINDFEFSRTTRILEDDGALWSAVRSLPRGERYSYVYQGNSQVLDQILVSPSVRRGGHLSYDSVHVNAEFHDQISDHDPQVLRFRP, from the coding sequence TTGGCCAGCAAGTCCTCCGCGCGCCTCGCCGCGCTCACCGTCGCCGCAGTCTGCTCGGCGGCGTCCACCGTCGTCCTCACCTCACCCGCGCACGCCGACTCCGTGCGCGTCCACGACATCCAGGGCAGCACCCGGCTGTCGCCGTACGCGGGCAAGCAGGTCACGGACGTGGCCGGAATCGTCACCGGCGTCCGCGGCTACGGCAACTCCAAGGGCTTCTGGATCCAGGACCAGCGGCCGGACGCCGACCCGGCCACCAGCGAGGGCGTCTTCGTCTTCACCGGCTCCGCCCCGAAGGTCGCCGTCGGTGACGCGGTCGAGGTCTCCGGCACGGTCTCGGAGTACGTGCCGGGCGGCACCTCCTCCGGCAACCAGTCGCTGACCGAGATCACCCGCCCGACGGTCACCGTGGTCTCCGGCGGCAACGCGCTCCCGGCCGCCACGACCGTCTCCGCCCGGTCCGTGCCGCGCGCGTACGCCCCCGAGGGCGACGAGGCCGCGAACGGATCGGTCAACGGCCTGCCGCTGCGGCCGGACGAGTACGCCCTGGACTTCTACGAGTCCCTGGAGGGCATGAACGTCCGGGTCTCCGACGCCCGCGTGGTCGGCGCCACCGACCCGTACACCGAGCTGTGGGTCACGGTGAAACCCTGGGAGAACGCCAACCGCCGCGGCGGCACGGTGTACGGCTCCTACGACTCCCAGAACACCGGCCGGCTCCAGATCCAGTCCCTGGGCGAGCCGGCCGACTTCCCCGACGCCAACGTGGGCGACACCCTCGCCGGGACCACCGCGGGCCCGCTGGACTACAGCCAGTACGGCGGCTACACGCTGGTCGCGAGCGAGATCGGCACCCTTCGGAGCGGGGGCCTGGAGCGCGAGTCCACGCGCCCGCAGAGCAACCGCGAGCTGGCGGTGGCGACGTACAACGTCGAGAACCTCGACCCGTCCGACGACACCTTCGCCGCGCACGCCGAAACGATCGTGCACCATCTCAAGGCGCCCGACATCGTGTCCCTTGAGGAGATCCAGGACAACAGCGGCGCCGCGAACGACGGCACGGTGGCCGCCGACGCGACGGTCGGCAAGCTGATCGACGCCATCGTCGCGGCCGGCGGCCCGCGCTACGACTGGCGCGGCGTCGACCCGGCCGACGGCGAGGACGGCGGCCAGCCCGGCGGCAACATCCGCCAGGCGTTCCTGTTCAACCCGGACCGAGTCTCCTTCACCGACCGCGGGGCCGGCGACGCGACCACCGCGACCGGGGTGACGAAGATCCGCGGCAAGGCGGCGCTCACCCACTCCCCCGGCCGCGTCGACCCGGCGAACGCCGCCTGGGAGGACAGCCGCAAGCCACTGGCCGGCGAGTTCGTCTTCCGCGGCCGCACGGTCGTGGTCGTCGCCAACCACTTCAACTCCAAGGGCGGCGACCAGAGCCTGTCCGCCCAGTACCAGCCGCCGTCGCGCGGCTCGGAGACCCAGCGGCACCTCCAGGCGAAGGTCGTGAACACCTTCGTCAAGGACGTCCTCGCCACCCAGAAGAACGCGGACGTCGTCGTCCTCGGCGACATCAACGACTTCGAGTTCTCGCGGACGACCCGCATCCTGGAGGACGACGGCGCGCTGTGGTCGGCGGTCAGGTCGCTGCCGCGCGGCGAGCGTTACTCGTACGTCTACCAGGGCAACAGCCAGGTCCTGGACCAGATCCTGGTCAGCCCGTCGGTCCGGCGCGGCGGGCACCTGTCGTACGACAGCGTGCACGTCAACGCCGAGTTCCACGACCAGATCAGCGACCACGACCCGCAGGTGCTGCGGTTCCGTCCGTAG